A single region of the Solwaraspora sp. WMMD791 genome encodes:
- a CDS encoding phosphoglyceromutase translates to MERMTVGTLVLLRHGESEWNAKNLFTGWVDVDLTAKGEAEARRGGELLAQHNLLPDIVHTSVLRRAIRTSELALHTADRGWIPVRRSWRLNERHYGALQGKNKKQTLEEYGEEQFMLWRRSYDTPPPPIADDDDWSQVGEARYRELPPELMPRTECLADVVARMLPYWYDAIVPDLLAGRQVLVAAHGNSLRALVKHLDGISDEAIAKLNIPTGIPLRYDLDGALRPINAGGDYLDPDAAAAAAAAVANQGR, encoded by the coding sequence ATGGAGCGCATGACTGTGGGGACACTGGTGCTGCTCCGGCACGGAGAGAGCGAGTGGAACGCGAAGAACCTCTTCACCGGTTGGGTCGACGTGGACCTGACCGCCAAGGGCGAAGCCGAGGCACGGCGCGGCGGTGAGCTGCTGGCCCAGCACAACCTGCTGCCCGACATCGTGCACACCAGCGTGCTGCGGCGGGCCATCCGCACCAGTGAGCTGGCGCTGCACACCGCCGACCGCGGCTGGATCCCGGTCCGCCGGTCCTGGCGGCTCAACGAGCGGCACTACGGCGCGCTGCAGGGCAAGAACAAGAAGCAGACCCTTGAGGAGTACGGCGAGGAGCAGTTCATGCTCTGGCGCCGCTCGTACGACACCCCCCCGCCGCCGATCGCCGACGACGACGACTGGTCGCAGGTGGGTGAGGCCCGCTACCGGGAGCTGCCGCCCGAGCTGATGCCGCGCACCGAGTGCCTGGCCGACGTGGTGGCCCGGATGCTTCCGTACTGGTACGACGCGATCGTGCCGGACCTGCTCGCCGGCCGGCAGGTACTGGTGGCCGCGCACGGCAACTCGCTGCGGGCGCTGGTCAAGCACCTCGACGGGATCTCCGACGAGGCGATCGCGAAGCTGAACATCCCGACCGGTATCCCGCTGCGCTACGACCTGGACGGCGCGCTGCGCCCGATCAACGCCGGCGGCGACTACCTCGACCCGGACGCCGCCGCGGCGGCGGCCGCCGCCGTGGCCAACCAGGGCCGCTGA
- the phoU gene encoding phosphate signaling complex protein PhoU, whose amino-acid sequence MREEFQAELQEISDLLVSMAEAARVALRRATGSLLTADREAGELVLVSDAEIDALYRTVEERVTDLLVRQAPVASDLRMAITALHVASGLERMGDLADHVAKTALRRHPSPAVPAELREVFSEMAKVADRMIAKVIEVLRTPDAQTAAELDGDDDAMDELHRQLFKTLLGKDWPYGAETAIDGALLGRFYERYADHAVNAGRRVVYHVTGVTPND is encoded by the coding sequence ATGCGCGAGGAGTTCCAGGCCGAACTGCAGGAAATCAGCGACCTGCTGGTGTCGATGGCGGAGGCGGCGCGGGTCGCGCTGCGCCGGGCCACCGGTTCGCTGTTGACGGCCGACCGGGAGGCCGGCGAGCTGGTACTGGTCAGCGACGCGGAGATCGACGCGCTGTACCGCACCGTCGAAGAGCGGGTCACCGACCTGCTGGTCCGGCAGGCACCGGTCGCATCCGACCTGCGGATGGCGATCACCGCGCTGCACGTGGCCTCCGGGCTGGAGCGGATGGGCGACCTGGCCGACCACGTGGCGAAGACCGCGTTGCGTCGCCACCCGTCCCCGGCCGTACCGGCCGAGCTGCGCGAGGTGTTCTCGGAGATGGCGAAGGTCGCCGACCGGATGATCGCCAAGGTGATCGAGGTGCTGCGGACCCCGGACGCGCAGACCGCGGCAGAGCTCGACGGCGACGACGACGCCATGGACGAGCTGCACCGCCAGCTGTTCAAGACGCTGCTGGGCAAGGACTGGCCGTACGGCGCGGAGACCGCGATCGACGGTGCGCTGCTCGGGCGCTTCTACGAGCGGTACGCCGACCACGCCGTCAACGCCGGCCGCCGGGTCGTCTACCACGTCACGGGCGTCACCCCGAACGACTGA
- a CDS encoding ATP-binding protein: MDWAVLAGGAAVGAGGGLAAGLLLARARARQLASATASRRGGQLTPTYGRPSIVANDTAAPAPQRGVLDSLARKSLDSLRVGVVVLDATDVPVLINPAARAMGMLRAGPTPGSITAHPIIRTLAGQVRRTGVRREVELDLPRGREGGAQDPLGVHLRAVGLSGNHVAIEAADVTESHRVARVRRDFVANVSHELKTPIGALQLLAEALLDATDPDSAVADPSEDVAAARRFAERIQHESTRLGRLVNELLELTRLQGAEPLPAPDPIAVDWVLAEVVDRTRTTAAARRIEVVVCGERGLTVYGSDSQIATAVANLVENAVAYSGEDTRVTVTISRSDDYVDIAVADQGIGIAPDDVDRIFERFYRADQARSRTTGGTGLGLAIVKHIVTNHGGRVEVSSTLGGGSTFTLRLPASPPDAALPLPESVEIELGPAASDQV; the protein is encoded by the coding sequence GTGGATTGGGCGGTTCTGGCCGGCGGCGCGGCCGTCGGTGCCGGCGGCGGGCTCGCCGCCGGGCTGCTCCTGGCGCGAGCCCGGGCACGACAACTGGCATCCGCCACGGCGTCTCGCCGTGGCGGGCAGCTCACGCCGACCTACGGGAGGCCGTCGATCGTCGCCAACGACACCGCCGCGCCGGCACCGCAGCGCGGCGTCCTCGACTCGCTGGCCCGCAAGAGCCTCGACTCGCTGCGGGTCGGCGTGGTGGTGCTCGACGCCACCGACGTACCGGTCCTGATCAACCCGGCGGCCCGTGCGATGGGGATGCTCCGGGCCGGGCCCACCCCGGGCAGCATCACCGCGCATCCGATCATCCGCACCCTCGCCGGCCAGGTACGCCGCACCGGCGTACGCCGGGAGGTCGAGCTCGACCTGCCCCGGGGCCGGGAGGGCGGTGCCCAGGACCCGCTCGGTGTGCACCTGCGCGCCGTCGGCCTCAGTGGCAACCACGTCGCGATCGAGGCCGCCGACGTCACCGAGTCACACCGGGTGGCGCGGGTCCGACGGGACTTCGTGGCCAACGTCAGCCACGAGTTGAAGACCCCGATCGGTGCCCTGCAACTGCTCGCCGAGGCGCTGCTGGACGCCACCGACCCGGACAGCGCGGTCGCCGACCCCTCCGAGGACGTCGCTGCCGCGCGGCGCTTCGCCGAACGGATCCAGCACGAGTCGACCAGGCTCGGTCGGCTCGTCAACGAACTGCTCGAACTGACCCGGCTGCAGGGTGCCGAGCCACTGCCCGCGCCGGACCCGATCGCCGTCGACTGGGTGCTCGCCGAGGTGGTGGACCGGACCCGGACCACCGCCGCCGCCCGCCGCATCGAGGTGGTGGTGTGCGGCGAGCGCGGGCTGACCGTCTACGGCAGCGACAGCCAGATCGCCACCGCCGTGGCCAACCTGGTGGAGAACGCCGTCGCCTACTCCGGGGAGGACACCCGGGTCACGGTGACCATCTCCCGCAGCGACGACTACGTCGACATCGCCGTGGCCGACCAGGGCATCGGGATCGCCCCGGACGACGTCGACCGGATCTTCGAGCGGTTCTACCGGGCCGACCAGGCGCGGTCGCGGACCACCGGCGGCACCGGACTGGGGCTGGCCATCGTGAAACACATCGTCACCAACCATGGCGGTCGGGTCGAGGTGTCCAGCACATTGGGTGGAGGGTCGACGTTCACCCTGCGGTTGCCCGCCAGCCCGCCGGACGCTGCCCTGCCGTTGCCCGAATCGGTTGAGATCGAGCTTGGTCCGGCCGCGTCTGACCAGGTCTGA
- a CDS encoding response regulator transcription factor produces the protein MARVLVVEDEESFSDALSYMLRKEGFEVSVAPTGTVALTEFDRTGADIVLLDLMLPEMSGTEVCRELRQRSRVPIIMVTARDSEIDKVVGLEIGADDYVTKPYSPRELVARIRAVLRRQSTEAAEPATPTLSAGPVRMDVERHVVTVAGASVQLPLKEFELLELLLRNAGRVLTRGQLIDRVWGADYVGDTKTLDVHVKRLRSKIEPEPSAPRYIVTVRGLGYKFEP, from the coding sequence TTGGCCCGCGTACTCGTGGTCGAGGATGAGGAATCGTTCTCCGACGCGCTCTCCTACATGCTGCGCAAAGAGGGGTTCGAGGTCTCGGTCGCGCCCACCGGCACGGTGGCGCTCACCGAGTTCGACCGCACCGGCGCGGACATCGTGCTGCTCGACCTGATGCTGCCGGAGATGTCCGGCACCGAGGTCTGCCGGGAGCTGCGGCAGCGTTCCCGGGTGCCGATCATCATGGTCACCGCCCGGGACAGCGAGATCGACAAGGTGGTCGGGCTGGAGATCGGCGCCGACGACTACGTCACCAAGCCGTACTCGCCCCGGGAACTCGTCGCCCGGATCCGTGCCGTGCTGCGCCGGCAGAGCACCGAGGCCGCCGAGCCGGCCACCCCGACGCTGAGCGCCGGCCCGGTCCGGATGGACGTCGAACGGCACGTCGTCACGGTCGCCGGCGCCTCCGTGCAGCTGCCGCTCAAGGAATTCGAACTGCTCGAACTGCTGCTGCGCAACGCCGGCCGGGTGCTGACCCGGGGGCAGCTGATCGACCGGGTGTGGGGCGCCGACTACGTCGGTGACACCAAGACGCTCGACGTCCACGTCAAGCGGCTGCGGTCGAAGATCGAGCCGGAACCGTCGGCGCCGCGCTACATCGTCACGGTCCGTGGCCTGGGCTACAAGTTCGAGCCCTGA
- a CDS encoding Ppx/GppA phosphatase family protein: MRLGVLDVGSNTVHLLVVDAHPGAHPWPAHSEKSLLRLAEQIGPDGALTPAGADALVAAVAAARTAADQWQTSDLIAFATSAVRDATNSAAVLSRVRAETGVHLQVLSGADEARMTFLAVRRWFGWSAGRLLVLDIGGGSLELAAGIDEEPHLAQSLPLGAGRLTRERLGVTPFTTSPPPAAFVAELREYVDDQVQPLIPQLQAQGWDQAVGTSKTFRTLARLTGAAPSSAGLWAPRRLTRTGLRQVTGFIRHIPPAELHELEGVSASRGHQLLAGAVVAESVMRQLGIESLDICPWALREGVILRRMAQLEPASGWGPDHRSAERTTPG, translated from the coding sequence ATGCGACTGGGTGTGCTCGACGTCGGTTCCAACACCGTGCACCTGTTGGTGGTGGACGCGCACCCCGGCGCCCACCCGTGGCCGGCGCACTCGGAGAAGTCGTTGCTGCGGCTGGCCGAGCAGATCGGCCCCGACGGTGCGCTCACCCCGGCCGGCGCCGACGCCCTGGTCGCTGCGGTCGCCGCGGCCCGTACGGCGGCCGACCAGTGGCAGACCAGCGACCTGATCGCGTTCGCCACCTCGGCCGTACGCGATGCCACCAACTCGGCGGCGGTGCTCTCCCGGGTCCGGGCCGAGACCGGCGTACACCTGCAGGTGCTCTCCGGCGCCGACGAGGCCCGGATGACGTTCCTGGCGGTCCGCCGCTGGTTCGGCTGGTCGGCTGGTCGGCTGCTGGTGCTCGACATCGGTGGCGGGTCGCTGGAGCTGGCCGCCGGCATCGACGAGGAACCGCACCTGGCCCAGTCGCTGCCGCTGGGGGCGGGCCGGCTCACCCGGGAACGGCTCGGCGTCACCCCGTTCACCACCAGCCCACCGCCGGCCGCGTTCGTCGCCGAACTGCGCGAGTACGTCGACGACCAGGTGCAGCCGCTCATTCCGCAACTACAGGCGCAGGGCTGGGACCAGGCGGTCGGCACCTCCAAGACGTTCCGGACGTTGGCCCGGCTCACCGGCGCGGCGCCGTCGAGCGCCGGGCTGTGGGCACCTCGGCGGCTCACCCGTACCGGCCTGCGGCAGGTGACCGGCTTCATCCGGCACATCCCGCCGGCCGAGCTGCACGAGCTGGAAGGGGTCAGCGCCAGCCGGGGACACCAGCTGCTGGCGGGGGCGGTGGTGGCCGAGTCGGTGATGCGCCAGCTGGGGATCGAGAGCCTGGACATCTGCCCGTGGGCGTTGCGGGAAGGGGTGATCCTGCGCCGGATGGCACAGCTGGAACCCGCTTCGGGCTGGGGTCCGGATCACCGATCGGCGGAGCGCACCACGCCGGGCTAG
- a CDS encoding sugar phosphate isomerase/epimerase, with protein MTSAVPVLLSSSSVFPEPTAAAFELAAALGYDGIEVMVWTDAVSQDAGALKGLAAHYGVPVLAVHAPCLLVTQRVWSADPWERLRRSAVLAETLGAPTVVVHPPFSWQRDYARTFADGLRTMQAAHPDLRFAVENMFPVRMAGREFVPYQPGWDPTTVGYDSYTLDLSHCAASRADALALADSMGGGLEHVHLGDGSGLGRDEHLVPGRGNQPCAELLGSLAGRGFRGAVAVEVATRGARSRTLREADLREALEFARRHLTVAGDSQDAAVTGDRRSGNR; from the coding sequence GTGACCTCCGCGGTACCCGTACTGCTCTCCAGCTCCTCGGTCTTCCCCGAGCCGACGGCGGCCGCTTTCGAGCTGGCCGCCGCCCTCGGCTACGACGGCATCGAGGTGATGGTCTGGACCGACGCGGTCAGTCAGGACGCCGGTGCGCTCAAGGGCCTCGCCGCGCACTACGGGGTGCCGGTGCTCGCCGTGCACGCCCCGTGCCTGCTGGTCACCCAGCGGGTGTGGAGCGCCGACCCGTGGGAGCGGCTGCGGCGCTCCGCGGTGCTCGCCGAGACCCTCGGCGCGCCGACCGTGGTGGTGCATCCGCCGTTCAGCTGGCAGCGTGACTACGCGCGTACCTTCGCCGACGGGCTGCGGACCATGCAGGCCGCCCACCCGGACCTACGGTTCGCGGTGGAGAACATGTTCCCGGTACGGATGGCCGGCCGCGAGTTCGTCCCCTACCAGCCCGGCTGGGATCCGACCACGGTCGGCTACGACTCGTACACCCTCGATCTGTCGCACTGCGCGGCCTCCCGGGCCGACGCGCTCGCCCTGGCCGACTCGATGGGCGGTGGGCTCGAGCACGTGCACCTCGGTGACGGCAGCGGCCTCGGCCGCGACGAACACCTGGTCCCCGGGCGGGGCAACCAGCCCTGCGCCGAGCTGCTCGGCTCACTGGCCGGTCGGGGGTTCCGGGGTGCGGTCGCCGTCGAGGTCGCGACCCGTGGTGCCCGCAGCCGTACGCTGCGCGAAGCCGATCTGCGGGAAGCGCTCGAATTCGCCCGCCGGCACCTGACCGTGGCCGGCGACAGCCAGGACGCCGCCGTCACCGGCGACCGGCGGTCGGGCAACCGGTAG
- a CDS encoding CGNR zinc finger domain-containing protein: MDFDAYARTAVDLVNSPLADLDDLKALFHGEHLWMLDEVAERDVPVFRRAAKRLRDVFEYGTTGRDGDAVTELNTLLEAYPVQPRISGHDANDWHMHVTSRGASVSSEYLAGAVWGLSVWLCEYGSSRFGVCADARCGNVYLDTSSNCCRRFCSERCATRSHVAAHRARKRAAEETSLLPVS, encoded by the coding sequence GTGGACTTCGACGCGTACGCGCGGACCGCGGTTGATCTGGTCAACTCCCCGCTCGCTGACCTCGACGACCTGAAGGCGCTGTTCCACGGCGAGCACCTCTGGATGCTCGACGAGGTCGCCGAGCGGGACGTCCCGGTGTTCCGGCGGGCGGCCAAACGACTGCGGGACGTCTTCGAGTACGGCACCACCGGTCGCGACGGCGACGCGGTCACCGAGCTGAACACCTTGCTGGAGGCGTACCCGGTCCAGCCACGCATCTCCGGGCACGACGCCAACGACTGGCACATGCACGTGACCAGTCGCGGCGCGTCGGTCAGTTCCGAGTATCTGGCCGGCGCGGTCTGGGGCCTGTCGGTGTGGCTGTGCGAGTACGGCAGTTCCCGCTTCGGCGTCTGCGCGGACGCCCGGTGCGGCAACGTCTACCTGGACACCTCGTCGAACTGTTGCCGCCGGTTCTGCTCCGAGCGGTGCGCCACCCGGTCGCACGTGGCGGCGCACCGGGCCCGCAAGCGGGCCGCCGAGGAGACCTCGCTGCTGCCGGTCTCCTGA
- a CDS encoding glutathionylspermidine synthase family protein, translated as MRQQGLVYVDTELPDGAVMSYWDESACYALELPEVLRLEEATEELHRMAVAAAEHVVARRRYADFGIPAWAADAVARSLREQPPTLYGRFDLWYDGSWPPKLLEYNADTPTALVEAAIVQWYWLEDTRPELDQWNSLHERLVATWAQIKAGLHQPMLHVAWSSEETTGEDLMTAGYLAETARQAGLAPHLLAMLDIGWDGRRFVDDTDQPVTTCFKLYPWEWMLAEPYGRLALEPGTPTTWIEPAWKLLLSNKALLAVLWELYPDHPYLLPAYLDGPRDMPEYVAKPLLGREGAAVRIVTRSGEVHSPGDYGSEGWCYQQFRALPAFDGNHLVLGSWVVAGESAGAGLRESSGLITDGYARFLPHYVAAHRAG; from the coding sequence GTGCGCCAGCAGGGCCTGGTGTACGTCGACACCGAGCTGCCCGACGGCGCGGTGATGTCCTACTGGGACGAATCCGCCTGCTACGCCCTGGAGCTGCCGGAGGTGCTGCGGCTGGAGGAGGCGACCGAGGAGCTGCACCGGATGGCGGTGGCCGCCGCCGAGCACGTGGTGGCCCGCCGGCGGTACGCCGACTTCGGCATCCCGGCGTGGGCGGCCGACGCGGTCGCCCGGTCGCTGCGCGAACAGCCACCGACCCTGTACGGCCGGTTCGACCTCTGGTACGACGGCTCCTGGCCGCCGAAGCTGCTGGAGTACAACGCCGACACCCCGACCGCCCTGGTCGAGGCGGCGATCGTGCAGTGGTACTGGCTGGAGGACACCCGGCCGGAGCTGGACCAGTGGAACAGCCTGCACGAGCGGCTGGTCGCGACGTGGGCGCAGATCAAGGCCGGGCTGCACCAGCCGATGCTGCACGTGGCCTGGTCCAGCGAGGAGACCACCGGCGAGGATCTGATGACCGCCGGCTACCTGGCGGAGACCGCCCGGCAGGCCGGGCTGGCACCGCATCTGCTGGCGATGCTGGACATCGGCTGGGACGGCCGGCGCTTCGTCGACGACACCGACCAGCCGGTGACGACCTGCTTCAAGCTGTACCCGTGGGAGTGGATGCTGGCGGAGCCGTACGGCCGGTTGGCGCTCGAACCCGGCACCCCGACGACCTGGATCGAACCGGCGTGGAAGCTGCTGCTGTCGAACAAGGCGCTGCTGGCGGTGCTCTGGGAGCTGTACCCGGACCATCCGTACCTGCTGCCGGCGTACCTGGACGGCCCTCGGGACATGCCGGAGTACGTCGCCAAGCCGCTGCTCGGCCGCGAAGGCGCGGCGGTACGGATCGTGACCCGCTCCGGCGAGGTGCACAGTCCGGGTGACTACGGCTCGGAAGGCTGGTGCTACCAGCAGTTCCGGGCATTGCCGGCGTTCGACGGCAACCATCTGGTGCTGGGCAGCTGGGTGGTCGCCGGCGAGTCGGCCGGTGCCGGGCTGCGGGAGAGCAGCGGCCTGATCACCGACGGGTACGCCCGCTTCCTGCCGCACTACGTGGCGGCCCACCGGGCCGGCTGA